The Metabacillus litoralis genome contains a region encoding:
- a CDS encoding cation diffusion facilitator family transporter, producing MGKNDRFKQAEFAAMIGVVGNIVLAIIKGVVGVIAESRALVADAVHSASDVAGSLAVYIGVRAAKQPPDEDHPYGHGKAESIAAIIVAVLLFLVGLEIGKSSFESFFEEIQAPKPLAIYAVILSIVVKEWMFQYKFRLGKRIKSDAIIVNAYEHRSDVYSSIAALAGIGAAIIGQKMGIDWLVYADPVAGLFVAVLVIKMAWKLGAESIHTTLDHVLHDEDVVDLKDTVSKISEVKKIDELHAREHGHYVIVDIKVSVDPHITVEEGHNIGKLVKEKLMSEHEHVQNVMVHINPYSP from the coding sequence ATGGGGAAAAATGATCGATTTAAGCAAGCTGAATTTGCTGCCATGATTGGAGTAGTTGGAAATATTGTACTTGCAATTATTAAAGGGGTAGTTGGTGTTATTGCTGAAAGTCGTGCGTTAGTGGCAGACGCTGTTCACTCGGCATCAGATGTTGCAGGGTCATTAGCCGTTTACATAGGTGTACGCGCTGCAAAACAGCCCCCTGATGAAGATCATCCTTATGGACATGGAAAAGCAGAGTCAATTGCTGCCATAATTGTAGCTGTTCTTTTGTTTTTAGTAGGACTTGAAATTGGTAAATCTTCCTTTGAGTCTTTTTTTGAGGAAATTCAAGCACCTAAGCCACTTGCGATATATGCAGTGATTTTGTCGATTGTCGTTAAAGAATGGATGTTTCAATATAAGTTTAGATTGGGTAAAAGAATAAAAAGTGATGCTATCATTGTAAATGCTTATGAGCATCGCTCAGATGTTTATTCTTCCATAGCTGCTTTGGCTGGTATTGGTGCAGCGATAATTGGTCAAAAGATGGGAATAGACTGGCTTGTTTATGCGGATCCTGTTGCAGGACTATTTGTAGCTGTATTGGTTATCAAGATGGCCTGGAAGCTTGGTGCTGAATCAATTCATACAACACTTGACCATGTTTTGCATGATGAAGATGTTGTTGATCTTAAGGATACAGTGAGTAAAATAAGTGAGGTTAAAAAAATCGATGAGTTGCATGCCAGAGAACATGGACATTATGTTATCGTAGATATAAAAGTTTCCGTTGACCCTCACATAACAGTTGAAGAAGGGCATAACATAGGAAAGCTTGTAAAAGAAAAGCTAATGAGTGAGCATGAACACGTACAAAATGTAATGGTACATATTAACCCTTACTCACCTTAG
- the secDF gene encoding protein translocase subunit SecDF, with product MVKRGRIIAFFLLVLVVGSIIGLNTNRATSNIILGLDLQGGFEILYEVEPANEGDKITRDVLVSTVNALQKRANVLGVSEPNIQIEGEDRIRVQLAGVSDQNKAREILSTQAELTFRDYEDKEMLNGSDLVEGGAKQSFDEQGKPNVAIKLKDATKFKEVTEEIVGNAPYNQLVIWLDYEEGDSFQEEATKQDPKYLSAPNVDQVFNQTDVTITGNFTIQEAQDLANLLNAGSLPVKLTEMYSTSVGAQFGEQALDQTVLAGIVGIAIIFLFMLFFYRLPGFIAVITLSTYIYLILQVFDWMNGVLTLPGIAALILGVGMAVDANIITYERIKEELKLGRTVRSAFKAGTRRSFTTIFDANITTILAGAVLFFFGTSSVKGFATMLIISIIVSFLTAVFLSRILLALLVESRWLDKKKGYFGVKKEHIISIEETDDDTIAPTRFDNVDFLKHRKKFFMLSTILVIVGIVILVVFRLNLGIDFASGTRVEVQADKSLTTQEVNDEMEKLGLEADDVVLAGNNNEIGVARFIGVLDQQKIAEVKSHFKELYGMDPNVSTVSPTVGKELARNAMYGILIASIGIIIYVAIRFEFYMALASIVALLHDAFFIIAFFSITRLEVDITFIAAVLTIVGYSINDTIVTFDRIRELYKKKKVKTVEDLKLIVNRSLQQTFTRSVNTVLTVVIAVVALMIFGSTSITNFSIALLVGLVSGTYSSLFIAAQLWLIWKGKQLTKKKDVPSQVSDEPQV from the coding sequence ATGGTTAAGCGCGGACGCATAATTGCGTTTTTTCTACTTGTCCTAGTAGTAGGTAGTATTATTGGCCTGAATACAAATAGGGCAACAAGCAACATTATTTTGGGACTAGATTTGCAGGGAGGCTTCGAAATTTTATATGAAGTTGAACCAGCAAACGAAGGGGACAAAATTACAAGGGATGTGCTTGTAAGTACAGTTAATGCTCTACAAAAGCGTGCAAATGTCCTTGGAGTAAGTGAACCGAATATTCAGATTGAAGGTGAAGATCGAATTCGTGTTCAACTTGCAGGTGTAAGTGATCAGAATAAAGCACGGGAAATTTTATCTACACAAGCTGAATTAACTTTCCGTGATTATGAAGACAAAGAGATGCTTAATGGCTCTGACTTAGTAGAAGGTGGAGCGAAGCAATCATTTGATGAGCAAGGAAAACCTAATGTTGCGATTAAGTTGAAAGATGCAACGAAGTTTAAAGAAGTAACAGAAGAAATTGTAGGAAATGCTCCTTATAATCAACTTGTTATTTGGCTTGATTATGAAGAAGGAGATTCATTCCAAGAAGAAGCGACTAAGCAAGATCCAAAATATCTTTCTGCACCAAATGTTGACCAAGTTTTTAATCAAACAGATGTTACCATAACAGGAAACTTTACAATCCAAGAAGCACAAGATTTGGCGAATTTATTAAACGCAGGTTCTCTTCCAGTAAAGTTAACAGAAATGTATTCAACATCTGTTGGAGCTCAGTTTGGTGAGCAGGCATTAGATCAAACAGTTCTGGCTGGAATTGTAGGAATAGCTATCATTTTCCTATTCATGTTATTCTTCTATCGTTTACCAGGTTTTATTGCTGTTATTACTCTTTCAACGTATATTTACTTAATTCTTCAAGTGTTCGATTGGATGAATGGTGTTTTAACATTACCAGGTATTGCTGCACTTATTCTTGGTGTCGGAATGGCGGTTGATGCAAACATTATCACATATGAACGTATTAAAGAAGAACTAAAACTCGGTCGTACCGTTCGCTCGGCCTTTAAGGCAGGAACAAGACGTTCATTTACAACGATCTTTGATGCGAATATTACCACTATTCTAGCAGGAGCTGTTCTCTTTTTCTTTGGGACAAGTTCTGTTAAAGGCTTTGCCACAATGTTAATCATCAGTATTATTGTAAGTTTCTTAACAGCTGTATTTTTATCAAGAATATTACTTGCGCTATTAGTAGAGAGCCGCTGGCTTGATAAGAAAAAAGGTTATTTTGGTGTGAAGAAGGAGCATATAATCAGTATCGAAGAAACAGATGATGATACGATTGCACCTACTCGTTTTGACAATGTAGATTTCTTAAAACATCGCAAGAAATTTTTTATGTTATCAACAATTCTTGTAATCGTAGGAATTGTCATATTAGTAGTATTCCGTTTGAATCTTGGAATTGATTTTGCGAGTGGTACACGTGTTGAGGTTCAAGCAGACAAAAGCCTAACAACACAAGAAGTAAATGATGAAATGGAAAAACTAGGTCTAGAAGCTGATGATGTTGTCTTGGCTGGTAATAACAATGAAATTGGTGTGGCTAGATTTATCGGTGTTTTAGATCAGCAAAAAATTGCTGAAGTAAAAAGCCATTTTAAAGAATTATATGGCATGGATCCAAATGTAAGTACAGTTTCTCCAACTGTTGGGAAAGAGCTTGCAAGAAATGCAATGTATGGGATATTGATCGCTTCTATAGGCATCATCATTTATGTAGCGATTCGATTTGAGTTTTATATGGCGCTTGCGTCAATTGTCGCCTTGCTTCATGACGCATTCTTTATCATTGCTTTCTTCAGTATCACCCGTTTAGAGGTTGACATTACCTTTATTGCAGCGGTTTTAACAATTGTCGGTTATTCTATAAATGATACGATTGTAACTTTTGACCGGATTAGGGAGTTATATAAGAAGAAGAAGGTTAAAACTGTTGAAGATTTAAAGTTAATTGTAAATCGCAGTTTACAGCAAACCTTTACTAGATCTGTTAATACGGTACTGACTGTTGTCATTGCTGTTGTAGCGCTAATGATCTTTGGTAGTACTTCAATTACGAATTTCTCGATTGCATTATTAGTTGGATTGGTTTCGGGTACCTATTCTTCTTTATTTATTGCTGCTCAGCTATGGCTGATTTGGAAAGGAAAGCAATTAACGAAAAAGAAGGATGTTCCTTCCCAAGTAAGTGACGAACCACAAGTATAA
- a CDS encoding post-transcriptional regulator, with amino-acid sequence MNKQPIDEFRHHVKPAIKSKLEEFMILGYEDVSEEKLWSFLKTKKWKKTPELYVHEVVRDILALKIGDFMNYATVESFKGGNWFDSDEGKDLLKGLI; translated from the coding sequence ATGAATAAGCAGCCAATTGATGAATTCCGTCATCATGTGAAACCAGCGATTAAGAGCAAATTAGAAGAATTTATGATTCTAGGCTATGAGGATGTTTCTGAAGAAAAGCTTTGGTCATTTCTGAAAACAAAAAAATGGAAAAAAACACCTGAACTTTATGTGCATGAGGTTGTGCGTGATATTCTGGCACTAAAAATTGGAGATTTTATGAACTATGCCACTGTTGAATCATTTAAAGGAGGAAATTGGTTCGACAGTGACGAAGGTAAAGATTTGTTAAAAGGTTTGATTTAA
- the spoVB gene encoding stage V sporulation protein B, giving the protein MSKQTFLKGTLILILAGFITRVLGFINRIVVARFIGEEGVGLYNMAVPTLVLAITLTQLGLPVAISKLVAEAEAKGDARKVKKILVVSLSITGTLSIIFTPTMMLLAPFLSEHVFTDQRTYWPLLAIAPVVPIVAISSVIRGYFQGRQNMRPAAISQVLEQVVRISLVAICTSAFLPYGIEYAAAGAMISAVVGELVSLIYLAAMFKVKKKIRIRRKFFKSVKNGKETFNQLMGIALPTTGSRFIGSLSWFFEPIVVANSLAIAGVATAVATKQYGGLTGYAIPLLMLPSFITYSLSTSLVPAISEAMANNQLKLVEHRLQQALRLSLVSGGLACVVLYVFSEPLMSIMYGSSKSAIFVQVMAPFFIFHYFQGPLQAVLQALDLAKAAMINSLIGSAVKTALIFVLATRPSLGIMGAALAIVIGIMLVTLLHFATVLKVVPFTIHVKDYIKSGMTMVIAGVTGYLFYENVVSEFTIILRLITSLTVTSLIYCFLLLVLKLVEKDEIQRIPFVGHFLARLIPAK; this is encoded by the coding sequence ATGTCAAAGCAAACGTTTCTAAAAGGAACGCTCATATTAATCTTGGCAGGATTTATAACCCGTGTATTAGGATTTATTAACCGAATAGTTGTTGCCCGTTTTATCGGAGAAGAGGGGGTTGGTTTATATAACATGGCTGTCCCAACCCTTGTTTTAGCTATTACCCTTACACAACTTGGATTACCTGTTGCCATTTCAAAGCTTGTTGCAGAAGCTGAAGCAAAAGGTGATGCTCGTAAAGTAAAGAAAATACTTGTTGTTTCGTTATCAATAACCGGAACGTTAAGTATCATTTTCACACCGACTATGATGCTTCTCGCACCATTTTTATCTGAGCATGTATTTACTGATCAACGAACATATTGGCCATTGCTAGCAATTGCCCCCGTAGTTCCAATCGTGGCAATTTCTTCTGTTATCCGTGGCTATTTCCAAGGACGGCAAAATATGCGACCTGCTGCCATTTCCCAAGTATTAGAGCAAGTTGTTCGTATTTCCTTAGTTGCGATATGTACAAGTGCCTTTTTACCATACGGAATTGAATATGCCGCAGCTGGCGCAATGATTTCAGCCGTTGTTGGAGAATTGGTTTCACTTATCTACTTGGCAGCCATGTTTAAAGTGAAAAAGAAAATTAGAATTCGAAGAAAATTCTTTAAATCTGTCAAAAATGGAAAAGAAACATTTAATCAATTAATGGGGATAGCACTCCCAACAACAGGAAGTCGCTTTATCGGATCACTTTCATGGTTCTTTGAACCAATTGTTGTTGCAAACAGCCTTGCTATAGCAGGAGTTGCCACAGCTGTTGCTACAAAACAATATGGAGGTCTTACAGGATATGCAATACCTTTGCTGATGCTGCCTTCATTCATTACATATTCTTTGTCTACCTCCCTTGTTCCTGCAATAAGTGAAGCAATGGCTAACAATCAGCTAAAGCTCGTTGAACATCGCTTGCAGCAAGCTTTAAGACTGTCACTTGTAAGTGGTGGACTGGCATGTGTTGTGTTATATGTTTTTTCAGAACCTTTAATGAGCATCATGTATGGCAGCAGTAAATCTGCCATCTTCGTTCAAGTGATGGCACCATTTTTTATTTTTCATTATTTCCAAGGACCTTTACAGGCTGTGCTACAAGCTTTAGACTTAGCAAAAGCTGCTATGATTAATAGTTTAATAGGTTCAGCTGTCAAAACAGCTCTTATCTTCGTATTAGCAACAAGACCATCTCTCGGTATTATGGGTGCTGCTTTGGCCATTGTTATAGGTATAATGCTTGTTACTCTTTTACATTTTGCAACAGTCTTAAAGGTTGTTCCATTTACAATTCATGTTAAGGACTATATTAAGAGTGGAATGACCATGGTCATTGCCGGTGTGACAGGATATTTATTTTATGAAAATGTCGTTTCGGAATTCACAATCATATTAAGGTTAATTACATCTTTAACCGTTACATCACTAATCTATTGCTTCTTACTTTTAGTGTTAAAACTTGTAGAAAAAGACGAAATACAACGCATTCCATTTGTAGGTCATTTTCTGGCTCGACTAATACCAGCAAAATAA
- a CDS encoding DUF421 domain-containing protein, whose translation MEYYITILARTLFLYFLIVLIFRLMGKREIGELSILDLVVFIMIAEMAVTAIEDPSDPLIHTAIPMLILMTLQISLAYLSLKNQKIRHILDGKPTIIINRGKVDEHAMRTQRYNFDDLMTQLRDKNINNVADVEFAILEPTGKLSVIEKQKKNKKQPELQLPLIVDGTIQDENLHTINKNTLWLRQQLRKLGYKDTKQISLCTYGKGIFFIDLKDEDKN comes from the coding sequence GTGGAATATTACATCACGATCTTGGCTCGTACTTTATTTCTATACTTTCTCATTGTTCTTATTTTTAGATTAATGGGCAAGAGAGAAATTGGTGAGTTGAGCATATTGGACTTAGTGGTCTTTATCATGATTGCAGAAATGGCAGTTACAGCAATTGAGGACCCGAGTGATCCACTGATACATACAGCTATTCCTATGCTTATTTTGATGACGCTGCAGATTTCATTGGCATATCTATCACTTAAAAATCAAAAGATTAGGCATATTTTAGATGGAAAGCCAACCATTATTATTAATCGTGGAAAAGTAGATGAACACGCCATGAGAACACAAAGATATAACTTTGATGATTTAATGACACAGCTTCGTGACAAAAATATAAACAATGTTGCTGACGTCGAGTTTGCGATTTTGGAACCTACTGGGAAACTCTCTGTCATTGAAAAACAGAAAAAAAATAAAAAGCAACCAGAGCTTCAGCTTCCTCTAATTGTTGATGGAACCATTCAAGATGAGAATCTACACACGATTAATAAAAATACCTTATGGTTAAGGCAGCAGCTTCGTAAACTAGGTTATAAAGATACAAAGCAAATTTCGTTATGCACATATGGAAAAGGGATTTTTTTCATTGATTTGAAGGATGAAGATAAAAATTAA